One Pseudodesulfovibrio cashew DNA window includes the following coding sequences:
- a CDS encoding arylsulfotransferase family protein, with the protein MKKADPSKILFYCSLYSTILLLTLSIGLYCGIKKNFVYGLYHKIFNDLKLLYAEKSTLTGTTPSHFLQKARKPGAGVTINEVGGNDLILLSGFFDKSNELRLIRRDGTVLKKWKVAYSHFFPKPDFFPTAPNTDWNIDTHGALILPDGSVVFNYEYGGTVKLDKLGNLVWKVRKSTHHSLEVNHDGSFWVPGRIYASPEDKSNLPFPCPHKLDSLIKISRGGEVLREISVPGLFMKNGLESLLTSNGRRLERHMRWDEEIVHLNKIVELSPSLAPKFDKFQSGDLLLSLRTYNMLLVVSPESETIKWWHIGPWKRQHDPEFAPDGTITVFNNNSYYLTDAADFFSNIIKIDPITNESHVILGHETGVDFASKVRGKHQLTPSGGLFITEFEGGRVFETDKSGKIIWEYINRYDNDNVAEITEARVYPADYFEVKEWAN; encoded by the coding sequence ATGAAAAAAGCTGATCCTTCTAAAATATTGTTCTATTGCAGCCTCTACTCAACAATCCTGTTGTTGACATTAAGCATCGGCCTTTATTGCGGAATTAAAAAAAATTTTGTGTACGGGCTATACCACAAGATCTTCAATGATTTAAAGCTGCTCTACGCAGAGAAATCCACGTTGACAGGTACGACCCCCTCACATTTCCTCCAAAAGGCCAGAAAGCCAGGGGCCGGGGTAACCATTAACGAAGTCGGCGGAAACGACCTGATCCTTCTCAGCGGTTTTTTCGACAAAAGCAATGAACTTCGCCTAATTCGCAGGGATGGCACCGTCCTCAAAAAATGGAAAGTCGCCTACAGTCACTTCTTTCCCAAACCCGACTTTTTCCCGACAGCTCCCAATACGGATTGGAACATTGATACCCATGGCGCCTTAATCCTTCCGGACGGCTCAGTGGTTTTCAACTATGAGTATGGAGGCACTGTCAAACTCGACAAGTTGGGTAACCTTGTCTGGAAGGTTCGGAAGAGCACACACCACTCCCTTGAAGTAAATCATGATGGCAGTTTTTGGGTCCCAGGCAGGATTTACGCAAGTCCGGAAGACAAATCGAACCTTCCCTTTCCATGTCCCCATAAGCTCGACAGCTTGATAAAAATATCCAGAGGGGGAGAGGTACTACGGGAGATCTCTGTCCCTGGGTTATTTATGAAAAACGGACTGGAATCTCTGCTCACTTCAAACGGCCGCAGGCTTGAGCGACACATGCGGTGGGACGAAGAAATTGTTCATTTGAATAAGATTGTCGAATTATCTCCCTCGCTCGCTCCGAAATTTGACAAATTCCAATCAGGAGACCTGCTCCTTTCCCTGAGGACATATAATATGCTTCTGGTTGTCTCCCCAGAGAGTGAAACCATCAAATGGTGGCATATCGGCCCCTGGAAACGCCAACATGATCCGGAGTTTGCCCCGGACGGCACAATTACGGTTTTCAACAACAACAGCTACTATCTCACCGACGCTGCCGATTTCTTCTCGAATATCATAAAGATAGATCCGATTACAAATGAATCACATGTTATCCTCGGCCACGAAACTGGCGTGGACTTCGCATCGAAAGTACGGGGCAAGCATCAACTTACGCCTTCAGGGGGGCTGTTCATTACCGAATTTGAAGGAGGGCGCGTCTTTGAAACAGATAAATCCGGCAAAATCATCTGGGAATATATCAACCGTTACGACAACGATAATGTTGCCGAAATCACCGAGGCCAGGGTGTATCCAGCCGACTATTTCGAGGTCAAAGAATGGGCGAACTAG
- a CDS encoding sulfotransferase encodes MLYVGVAILVLGFVVLLKAFGLVDKANRTIACSKESVDIIRNPGLGDDDKEKALQANSKQLFLLFFQLTLGCAAALLLPAAVVWGLDKAGLMSFDEVVAFTLSWEFLLGTTLLIVVLFYVMRKNKSDHDYEIRYSLFDRALHHIAFKAVIPQLSLADMEDSMFKDELAKAENKSPVFITGLPRGGTTLVLDMCFSLKEFAAHRYRDMPFLLVPMLWDKFSHKFQKGDEKRERAHGDGMMVSVDSPEALEEMVWKPFWKKQYGKDRIFPWGTKSDSAFDEFFDKHMQKIIALRQKATGAHCRYVSKNNLNISRVDYLTKTFPEAKVIIPYMHPLVQAQSLLKQHRNFLGIHKDDPFASTYMEGVGHYDFGDNIRPIDFNGWFDNRQFKDFNTMNFWIEYWTVAYGQLLSKAGGNVYLHSHEALCQDTENVLAKLADILDVDDREGFMKNEAMIWKTPPPEVSTEGIDPELLKRAEGLYKRLRANSLVPEDYPS; translated from the coding sequence GTGCTGTACGTCGGGGTGGCCATACTGGTCTTGGGATTCGTCGTTCTTCTGAAGGCGTTCGGGCTGGTGGACAAGGCCAACAGGACCATCGCCTGCTCTAAGGAATCGGTTGATATCATCCGCAACCCCGGGTTGGGTGACGACGACAAGGAGAAGGCGCTGCAGGCCAACTCCAAGCAACTTTTCCTGCTTTTCTTCCAATTGACCCTGGGGTGTGCCGCGGCGCTGCTGCTGCCCGCCGCCGTGGTCTGGGGGTTGGACAAGGCCGGGCTCATGTCCTTTGACGAGGTCGTGGCCTTTACCCTTTCCTGGGAGTTCCTGCTCGGCACCACGCTCCTTATCGTCGTCCTTTTCTATGTCATGCGGAAAAACAAGAGCGATCATGACTACGAGATCCGCTACTCCCTGTTCGACCGCGCCCTGCACCATATCGCCTTCAAGGCGGTCATTCCGCAACTCTCCCTGGCCGACATGGAAGACTCCATGTTCAAGGACGAACTGGCCAAGGCCGAAAACAAATCTCCGGTTTTCATCACCGGCCTCCCCCGTGGAGGCACCACCCTGGTCCTCGACATGTGCTTCAGCCTCAAGGAGTTCGCGGCCCATCGCTACCGGGACATGCCCTTCCTGCTCGTCCCCATGCTCTGGGACAAGTTCTCCCACAAGTTCCAGAAGGGCGACGAAAAACGGGAACGGGCCCACGGCGACGGGATGATGGTCAGTGTGGACAGCCCGGAGGCCCTCGAGGAGATGGTCTGGAAACCGTTCTGGAAAAAGCAGTACGGCAAAGATCGGATTTTCCCCTGGGGCACCAAGTCCGACTCCGCCTTCGACGAATTCTTCGACAAGCACATGCAGAAGATCATCGCCTTGCGGCAGAAAGCCACGGGTGCGCATTGCCGTTACGTCTCAAAGAACAACCTGAACATCTCACGCGTCGACTACCTGACCAAGACCTTCCCTGAAGCCAAGGTCATCATCCCGTACATGCACCCTCTGGTGCAGGCGCAATCCCTGCTGAAGCAGCACCGCAACTTCCTCGGCATCCACAAGGACGACCCGTTCGCCAGCACCTACATGGAAGGGGTCGGCCACTACGACTTTGGCGACAACATCCGCCCCATCGATTTTAACGGCTGGTTCGACAACCGGCAGTTTAAGGACTTCAACACCATGAACTTCTGGATCGAATACTGGACCGTGGCCTACGGGCAGCTCCTGTCCAAGGCCGGCGGCAACGTCTACCTCCACTCCCATGAAGCCCTGTGCCAGGACACGGAAAACGTCCTCGCCAAGCTGGCCGACATCCTGGATGTCGACGATCGCGAGGGCTTCATGAAGAACGAAGCGATGATCTGGAAAACTCCGCCGCCCGAAGTGAGCACGGAAGGCATTGATCCCGAGTTACTCAAAAGGGCAGAGGGGCTTTACAAGCGGCTGCGTGCCAACTCTTTGGTGCCGGAGGACTACCCAAGTTAA
- a CDS encoding sensor domain-containing diguanylate cyclase has protein sequence MGEPPIQLKEKKIIKRALNLFLFLFLLFGSLLGGMVAIYYQAQLSNTISRLKEEEVGTLEQQGKSIAHDFDDIISDLSFLAGQNELREYLDTGDPHLLQKIAREYSEFALCKKMYDQVRFLDATGMEIVRVNYKAGETSIVPRSELQSKAKRYYFTDAIKLKAGEIFVSPLDLNIERGQIEQPLKPMMRFATPILDFKGEKRGIILVNYLAGELLETIRTMFDTGPGHPMLINNEGYFLLSEDPAKEWGFMIPERATSNFASSHPEEWSKITAAKTVQLRTDLGLFTAKKIFPIRQARVSREGSHQSPQATIAGRAPDNYFWVLMTHVPQETMLRGISQLRVKLFLLGAGLFVVISLIAWLLALAITKRRIYQSQLVTMALYDSLTELPNRKLFAERLERALDHAKRHGRRMGLLYVDLDGFKNVNDSLGHEAGDELLIQVSGILTGTTRKSDTVARLGGDEFAVILTEINSIEDAVSAGNKIIESLCVPFKLKSGTMTIGASIGASVYPDDADTIELLIKKADKAMYTSKANGKNNCTPATETT, from the coding sequence ATGGGTGAGCCGCCAATCCAACTCAAGGAAAAGAAAATCATTAAAAGGGCTCTCAATCTCTTTCTTTTCCTTTTTCTGCTCTTCGGCAGCCTCCTTGGGGGGATGGTCGCCATCTACTACCAGGCGCAATTAAGCAACACCATCTCCCGGCTCAAGGAAGAAGAGGTGGGCACGCTTGAGCAACAGGGCAAAAGTATTGCTCATGATTTCGATGACATAATAAGCGATCTGTCATTTCTGGCGGGGCAGAACGAACTCAGGGAATATCTCGATACGGGAGACCCGCACCTCTTGCAGAAGATAGCACGGGAGTACTCCGAATTTGCCCTTTGCAAGAAGATGTATGATCAGGTCCGTTTTCTGGATGCCACAGGCATGGAGATCGTCAGGGTCAACTACAAAGCCGGGGAGACCAGCATCGTCCCTCGATCCGAACTGCAAAGCAAGGCGAAACGCTATTATTTCACCGACGCCATCAAGCTGAAGGCCGGTGAAATATTTGTTTCTCCCCTGGACCTGAACATTGAACGGGGGCAGATTGAACAACCGCTGAAGCCGATGATGCGTTTCGCCACGCCCATCCTGGACTTCAAAGGGGAAAAACGCGGTATCATACTAGTCAATTATCTTGCGGGAGAGCTCCTGGAAACGATACGAACCATGTTCGATACCGGTCCCGGGCACCCCATGCTCATCAATAATGAAGGCTACTTCCTCTTGAGTGAAGACCCTGCAAAGGAGTGGGGATTCATGATCCCCGAGCGGGCAACAAGCAACTTCGCCTCCAGTCATCCCGAGGAGTGGAGCAAGATCACGGCCGCCAAGACGGTCCAACTGAGAACGGACCTGGGGCTATTCACGGCCAAAAAGATTTTCCCGATCCGACAGGCCCGAGTCTCCCGAGAAGGCTCTCACCAATCCCCCCAGGCAACGATTGCCGGGCGAGCCCCGGATAACTATTTCTGGGTCCTGATGACGCACGTACCCCAGGAAACCATGCTGCGGGGCATTTCCCAACTCCGGGTCAAGCTGTTCCTGCTTGGAGCGGGGCTCTTCGTCGTCATCTCACTGATAGCCTGGCTCCTGGCCCTGGCCATAACCAAGCGGCGGATTTACCAGAGCCAGCTTGTCACCATGGCGCTGTACGACTCCCTGACGGAATTGCCGAACCGCAAGCTATTTGCCGAACGCCTGGAGAGAGCGCTTGATCATGCGAAGAGGCACGGCCGCCGAATGGGGCTGCTCTATGTGGACCTGGACGGCTTCAAAAACGTCAACGATTCACTGGGCCACGAGGCAGGAGATGAACTCCTGATCCAGGTAAGCGGAATATTGACCGGGACCACCAGAAAATCCGATACTGTCGCGCGTCTCGGAGGAGACGAATTCGCCGTTATCCTGACGGAGATCAATTCCATTGAGGATGCCGTGTCGGCAGGAAACAAAATCATCGAATCCCTGTGCGTCCCCTTCAAGCTCAAGTCCGGCACCATGACAATCGGGGCCAGCATAGGCGCATCCGTGTATCCGGATGACGCCGACACCATCGAACTGCTCATCAAGAAAGCGGATAAGGCCATGTATACGTCAAAGGCCAACGGGAAGAACAACTGCACGCCCGCAACCGAAACGACGTAG
- the phnD gene encoding phosphonate ABC transporter substrate-binding protein, whose product MTSKLTKLFVVAALMLAFALPGLANASGSDAWPKTLKLGFIPTEGAADSAKRAKPIAQQLEKDLGVKVEVFTASDYNGIITAMANKHIDLAYYGPKSYVEASEKANAEAVVLELNKQGQPGYTGIIITRKDSGITAMDQAKGKSFAFTDPNSTSGYLVPNVMFARDMKIDPNTYFKEVRFSGSHGASILAVKNGSVQVAATNNIDLDRMIEKGAVSLTDFNIIKRSDLIPGAPIAVRKDLPESLKVAIAGSLLKINDNHESLQTLQNGGYRHTADSNYDIVRYLKRLKKQLAQKK is encoded by the coding sequence ATGACTTCCAAATTGACGAAACTGTTCGTGGTGGCCGCGCTGATGCTGGCCTTTGCCCTGCCCGGCCTGGCCAACGCCTCCGGCTCCGACGCCTGGCCCAAGACCCTGAAACTCGGTTTCATCCCGACCGAAGGCGCCGCCGACTCGGCCAAGCGCGCCAAGCCCATCGCCCAGCAGCTGGAGAAGGATCTCGGCGTCAAGGTCGAGGTCTTCACTGCCTCCGACTACAACGGCATCATCACTGCCATGGCCAACAAGCACATCGACCTCGCCTACTACGGTCCCAAGAGCTACGTCGAGGCCTCCGAGAAGGCCAACGCCGAGGCCGTCGTCCTTGAGCTGAACAAGCAGGGACAGCCCGGCTACACCGGCATCATCATCACCCGCAAGGATTCCGGCATCACCGCCATGGACCAGGCCAAGGGCAAGAGCTTCGCCTTCACCGATCCCAACTCCACCTCCGGCTACCTGGTGCCCAACGTCATGTTCGCCCGTGACATGAAGATCGACCCCAACACCTACTTCAAGGAAGTCCGCTTCTCCGGCTCCCACGGCGCGTCCATTCTGGCCGTCAAGAACGGCTCCGTCCAGGTTGCCGCCACCAACAACATCGACCTCGACCGCATGATCGAGAAGGGCGCCGTCTCCCTGACCGACTTCAACATCATCAAGCGCTCCGACCTGATCCCCGGCGCGCCCATCGCCGTGCGCAAGGACCTGCCCGAGAGCCTGAAGGTGGCCATCGCCGGCTCCCTGCTCAAGATCAACGACAATCACGAGTCCCTCCAGACCCTGCAGAACGGCGGCTACCGCCACACCGCCGACTCCAACTACGACATCGTCCGCTACCTCAAGCGTCTGAAAAAGCAGTTGGCCCAGAAGAAGTAA
- the phnK gene encoding phosphonate C-P lyase system protein PhnK codes for MGKSARPLVSVSGVSKYYGDICGCRDISFDLWPGEVMGIVGESGSGKSTLLDCLSARLSPTSGRVGYRSRDLGEVDVHHAPEPLRRKLARTEWGIVRQNPRDGLRLGVSAGANIGERLMSVGARHYGDIRSTALKWLDEVEIDRDRIDHLPRTFSGGMQQRLQIACNLVTSPSLIFMDEPTGGLDVSVQARLLDLLRTLVAKLNLSVIIVTHDLAVARLLAHRLMVMQRGEVVEAGLTDQVLDDPQHPYTQLLVSSILQG; via the coding sequence ATGGGCAAAAGCGCAAGGCCGCTGGTCAGCGTCAGCGGCGTCAGCAAATACTACGGCGACATCTGCGGTTGCCGGGACATATCCTTCGACCTCTGGCCCGGCGAGGTCATGGGCATCGTGGGCGAGTCCGGCTCCGGCAAGTCCACCCTGCTGGACTGCCTGTCGGCACGGCTCAGCCCCACCTCGGGCCGGGTCGGCTACCGCTCCCGCGACCTGGGCGAGGTGGACGTGCACCACGCCCCCGAGCCTCTGCGGCGCAAGCTGGCCCGCACCGAGTGGGGCATCGTACGCCAGAACCCCCGCGACGGCCTGCGCCTCGGCGTCAGCGCCGGAGCCAACATCGGCGAGCGGCTCATGAGCGTGGGCGCACGCCACTACGGCGACATCCGCTCCACTGCCCTCAAGTGGCTGGACGAGGTGGAGATCGACAGGGACCGCATCGACCACCTGCCCAGGACATTTTCCGGCGGCATGCAGCAGCGGCTGCAGATCGCCTGCAACCTGGTGACCTCGCCCAGCCTGATCTTCATGGACGAGCCCACCGGCGGCCTGGACGTCTCGGTCCAGGCCCGGTTGCTGGACCTGCTCAGGACCCTGGTGGCCAAGCTGAACCTGTCGGTGATCATCGTCACCCACGACCTGGCCGTGGCTCGGCTGCTGGCCCACCGGCTCATGGTCATGCAGCGGGGCGAGGTGGTGGAGGCCGGGCTCACGGACCAGGTCCTGGACGACCCCCAGCACCCGTACACCCAGTTGCTCGTCTCATCCATCCTGCAAGGCTAG
- the phnC gene encoding phosphonate ABC transporter ATP-binding protein, with product MKSINLESQRSREAIRATNLCKVYPNGTEALKDVSLTVRDNEFVVVIGLSGAGKSTLLRSLNRLIRPTSGELALFGEDVTRVNGRRLKQVRRRVGMIFQQFNLVRRLSVLENVLVGRLRFNASPLRHGMSLLRRFPKAEREFAFDCLKQVGIEDLAFRRADALSGGQQQRVAIARALAQEPEVFLADEPIASLDPRSSELVMQTLKRIHEERGIPVLVNLHHIDFAQRYGKRILGMAKGELIFDGGCRDLNEEAVSTIYGDKAEEALQELSAA from the coding sequence ATGAAATCCATCAATCTCGAATCCCAGCGGTCCAGGGAAGCCATCCGGGCCACCAACCTGTGCAAGGTGTACCCCAACGGCACCGAAGCGCTGAAGGACGTCTCCCTGACCGTGCGCGACAATGAATTCGTGGTGGTCATCGGCCTGTCCGGCGCGGGCAAGTCCACCCTGCTTCGCTCCCTGAACCGGCTGATCCGCCCCACTTCCGGGGAGCTCGCCCTGTTCGGCGAGGACGTGACCAGGGTCAACGGACGCCGCCTCAAGCAGGTCCGCCGCCGCGTTGGCATGATCTTTCAGCAGTTCAACCTGGTGCGCAGGCTCTCGGTGCTGGAGAACGTGCTGGTGGGCCGCCTGCGCTTCAACGCCTCTCCGCTGCGGCACGGCATGAGCCTGCTACGCCGATTCCCCAAGGCCGAACGGGAGTTCGCCTTCGACTGCCTGAAGCAGGTGGGCATTGAGGACCTGGCCTTCCGCCGGGCCGATGCCCTGTCCGGCGGCCAGCAGCAACGGGTGGCCATCGCTCGCGCCCTGGCCCAGGAGCCCGAGGTGTTCCTGGCCGACGAACCCATCGCCTCCCTGGACCCGCGCAGCTCCGAGCTGGTCATGCAGACCCTCAAGCGCATCCACGAGGAGCGCGGCATCCCGGTGCTGGTCAACCTGCACCACATCGACTTCGCCCAGCGCTACGGCAAACGCATTCTTGGCATGGCCAAGGGCGAACTTATTTTTGACGGCGGCTGCCGCGACCTGAACGAGGAGGCCGTCTCCACCATCTATGGCGACAAGGCGGAGGAAGCTCTCCAAGAGCTTTCCGCAGCCTAG
- the phnE gene encoding phosphonate ABC transporter, permease protein PhnE: MHHDLTLEQVTPRKSFSQKLALGGLLIIILAVLTASYISTDINPLKLYAKRQNAFEYLFGRQLNDADKQAAMDQAKRLPAIIAFEEAYQDVKAEYVAKGRELDPVAMQREAKKRADARMEAMSQADRDAIVKSEYDRIADEKSGGYFPPETAWSHLTEYTTALVETVAIAIWGTLIAFIAAIPMAMFAASNTLELMVQGDGMVQRLIRRFGQFGARRVLDFCRGFNEFVMALIFVAVIGLGPFAGVLALAIHTFGILGKVFSEAIEQIEPGQVEAVTASGAGPAQIMAFSVIPQIMPLIVSYTLLRFESNVRSATILGFVGAGGIGFLMFDKINGYLYREVCTMMIMVIISVTIIDYLCGILRRRFV, encoded by the coding sequence ATGCACCACGATCTGACACTCGAACAGGTCACCCCCAGGAAGAGCTTCTCCCAGAAGCTCGCCCTGGGGGGGCTGCTAATCATCATCCTCGCGGTGCTGACGGCCTCGTACATCTCCACGGACATCAACCCGCTCAAGCTGTACGCCAAGCGCCAGAACGCCTTCGAATATCTCTTTGGCAGGCAGCTCAACGACGCGGACAAGCAGGCGGCCATGGACCAGGCAAAACGGCTGCCCGCCATCATCGCCTTCGAGGAGGCCTACCAGGACGTCAAGGCGGAGTATGTTGCCAAGGGCAGGGAGCTGGACCCGGTGGCCATGCAGCGGGAGGCGAAGAAACGCGCCGATGCCCGCATGGAGGCCATGTCTCAGGCGGACCGCGACGCCATCGTGAAAAGCGAATACGACCGCATCGCCGATGAGAAGTCCGGCGGCTACTTCCCGCCCGAGACCGCATGGTCCCATCTCACCGAATACACGACGGCCCTGGTCGAGACCGTTGCCATAGCCATCTGGGGCACGCTGATCGCCTTCATCGCGGCCATCCCCATGGCCATGTTCGCGGCGAGCAACACCCTGGAGCTGATGGTCCAGGGCGACGGCATGGTCCAGCGCCTGATTCGCCGGTTCGGCCAGTTCGGAGCCCGCCGCGTCCTTGATTTCTGCCGCGGCTTCAATGAATTCGTCATGGCCCTGATATTCGTGGCGGTCATCGGCCTGGGGCCGTTCGCCGGCGTACTGGCACTGGCCATCCACACCTTCGGCATTCTGGGCAAGGTCTTTTCCGAGGCCATCGAACAAATCGAACCCGGCCAGGTGGAGGCAGTCACCGCGTCCGGCGCGGGCCCGGCCCAGATCATGGCCTTTTCGGTCATCCCCCAGATCATGCCGCTCATCGTCAGCTACACCCTGCTACGCTTCGAATCCAACGTGCGCAGCGCCACCATCCTCGGCTTCGTGGGCGCAGGCGGCATCGGCTTCCTCATGTTCGACAAGATCAACGGCTACCTCTACCGCGAGGTCTGCACCATGATGATCATGGTCATCATCTCCGTGACCATCATCGACTACCTCTGCGGCATACTTCGAAGGCGATTCGTGTAA
- the phnL gene encoding phosphonate C-P lyase system protein PhnL: MSHTMINVTGLSKAFTLHTQGGIVIPVFNNLDLTVRSGECVALTGSSGAGKSSLICALYGNYKAGGGSILVRHADGMVDMAAALPRDVLDIRKRTMGYVSQFLRVVPRVPALDVVAEPLFNLTGDRESARSKAGELLARLNIPDTLWSLPPATFSGGEQQRVNIARGFIVERPILLLDEPTASLDAANRRVVVGLIHEAKARGAAVVGIFHDEEVRDDVADTLFHMTAFKEAA; encoded by the coding sequence ATGTCCCATACCATGATCAACGTGACCGGCCTGTCCAAGGCCTTCACCCTGCACACCCAGGGCGGCATCGTCATCCCGGTCTTCAACAACCTGGACCTTACGGTCCGCTCGGGCGAGTGCGTGGCCCTGACCGGCTCCTCCGGCGCGGGCAAGTCCTCGCTGATCTGCGCCCTGTACGGAAACTACAAGGCAGGCGGCGGAAGCATCCTCGTCCGACACGCCGACGGCATGGTCGACATGGCCGCCGCCCTGCCGCGCGACGTCCTGGACATCCGCAAACGGACCATGGGCTACGTCAGCCAGTTCCTGCGCGTGGTGCCTCGGGTCCCGGCCCTGGACGTGGTGGCCGAACCGCTCTTCAACCTCACCGGCGACCGGGAGTCCGCACGCAGCAAAGCAGGGGAACTCCTGGCCCGTCTGAATATTCCGGACACCCTGTGGTCCCTGCCCCCCGCAACCTTCTCCGGCGGCGAACAGCAGCGGGTCAACATCGCCCGGGGCTTCATCGTGGAGCGCCCCATCCTGCTCCTGGACGAACCCACGGCCTCCCTGGACGCGGCCAACCGCCGGGTGGTGGTCGGACTCATCCATGAGGCCAAGGCGCGCGGGGCCGCCGTGGTCGGCATCTTCCACGACGAGGAAGTCCGGGACGACGTGGCCGACACTCTTTTTCACATGACCGCCTTCAAGGAGGCCGCATAA
- a CDS encoding alpha-D-ribose 1-methylphosphonate 5-triphosphate diphosphatase translates to MNRILTNARVVLPGEILRGTVVVENGRITAVDSGNTAIPGAQDLDGDYLLPGFVELHTDNLEKELEPRPGVFWPDPVASVLAHDAQMAGAGITTVLDAVSLGEYHDGPKRSRIMDLSVKAIRKARTMGVLKADHRLHLRCEYSDPRVLEMLAPHVDDEALLLVSLMDHTPGQRQFTDPAQYRKFFAKHSWNDEEFEAVSRRLQAIREDCAGPNRAAIVALCRERNIPLASHDDTTGEHVAMARAEQVAISEFPTTLHAATEARKAGIAIVMGAPNVVRGGSHSGNVAAAELAEAGLLDILSSDYVPGSLLSGVFVLHRALGLPLSEAVSKVSRNPARAVGLDDRGAIAPGLRGDLLRVRVVQDVPAVIETWCAGNGPAASDITRNAA, encoded by the coding sequence ATGAACCGCATCCTTACCAACGCCCGCGTCGTGCTGCCCGGAGAAATTCTCCGGGGCACGGTCGTGGTGGAAAACGGCCGGATCACCGCCGTGGACTCGGGCAACACCGCCATCCCCGGCGCGCAGGACCTGGACGGAGACTACCTGCTGCCCGGATTCGTGGAGCTGCACACCGACAACCTGGAAAAGGAACTGGAGCCCAGGCCGGGCGTGTTCTGGCCCGACCCCGTGGCCTCGGTCCTGGCCCACGACGCCCAGATGGCGGGCGCGGGCATCACCACGGTCCTCGACGCCGTGAGCCTGGGCGAATACCACGACGGGCCCAAGCGGTCCCGGATCATGGACCTCTCGGTCAAGGCTATCCGCAAGGCCCGGACCATGGGCGTGCTCAAGGCCGACCACCGGCTGCACCTGCGTTGCGAATACTCCGACCCGAGGGTGCTGGAGATGCTCGCCCCCCACGTGGACGACGAGGCCCTGCTGCTGGTCTCGCTCATGGACCACACGCCGGGCCAGCGCCAGTTCACCGACCCCGCCCAGTACCGCAAGTTTTTCGCCAAGCACTCCTGGAACGACGAGGAGTTCGAGGCCGTGTCCCGCAGGCTCCAGGCCATTCGTGAGGACTGCGCCGGGCCCAACCGGGCCGCCATCGTGGCCCTGTGCCGGGAGCGGAACATCCCCCTGGCCTCCCACGACGACACCACCGGAGAGCATGTGGCCATGGCCCGGGCCGAGCAGGTGGCCATCTCGGAATTTCCCACCACCCTGCACGCCGCCACAGAGGCGCGCAAGGCGGGTATCGCCATCGTCATGGGCGCGCCCAACGTGGTCCGGGGCGGCTCCCACTCGGGCAACGTGGCCGCCGCGGAGCTGGCCGAGGCGGGCCTACTGGACATCCTCTCCTCGGACTACGTGCCTGGCAGCCTGCTCTCCGGGGTCTTCGTGCTCCACCGCGCGCTGGGCCTGCCCCTGTCCGAGGCCGTTTCCAAGGTCAGCCGCAACCCGGCCCGCGCCGTGGGGCTGGACGACCGGGGGGCCATCGCGCCCGGCCTGCGCGGCGATCTGCTCCGGGTCCGCGTGGTGCAGGACGTGCCCGCCGTCATCGAGACGTGGTGCGCGGGCAACGGTCCGGCCGCCTCGGACATCACCCGGAACGCGGCCTGA